The proteins below are encoded in one region of Geoalkalibacter ferrihydriticus DSM 17813:
- a CDS encoding acetate uptake transporter — protein sequence MKSQPTPVSTKDQALCQTHSPSGFLTLGLCSLLLGLYQAGLIAHPALVAVGFVYGGLSQAVTGVHEWRHGNAFGAAAFVSCGLFWLSLLPILVLPGAGIGQPFETFASVPYLIMWSLFIGILAHGAGQVQKFTGLLFGALALLLAFVAAALVWEPFALRQAACLIGVGTGLLATYKGLSLQTLRFTRRGSLAA from the coding sequence ATGAAATCGCAGCCGACCCCTGTTTCGACCAAAGATCAAGCTCTGTGCCAGACCCACAGCCCTTCGGGGTTTCTCACCCTGGGTCTGTGCTCCCTACTGTTGGGCCTCTATCAAGCCGGCCTGATCGCTCATCCGGCGCTGGTCGCCGTGGGCTTCGTTTACGGCGGCCTGAGTCAGGCGGTTACGGGCGTCCACGAATGGCGTCACGGCAACGCCTTCGGCGCCGCGGCGTTCGTTTCCTGCGGGCTGTTCTGGCTTTCGTTGCTGCCGATCCTGGTTCTGCCCGGTGCAGGAATCGGGCAACCTTTCGAGACCTTTGCCAGCGTCCCCTACCTCATCATGTGGAGCCTGTTCATCGGCATATTGGCCCACGGTGCTGGACAGGTGCAGAAATTCACCGGACTGCTTTTTGGTGCGTTGGCTCTGCTGCTGGCCTTCGTTGCCGCAGCGCTGGTGTGGGAACCTTTCGCCCTGCGCCAAGCGGCTTGCCTGATTGGGGTCGGCACCGGTTTGCTGGCCACCTACAAAGGGCTGTCCTTGCAGACGCTGCGCTTCACGCGCAGGGGCTCTCTGGCTGCTTAA